Part of the Shewanella eurypsychrophilus genome is shown below.
ATGCAGTGACTCAAATTATCGAGTTATGGGGGCATATTGATATCTTAATTAATAATGCTGGGATCCACTCTACCTGTGACTTTGATAACCTCACTATAGAGAATTGGCAATTACAGTTGAATACTGACTTGAATGGCAGCTTTTATATGACCAAGGCAATATGGCCTCATATGAAAGGAAGAGGCTATGGCAAGATTGTTATGAGTAGTGCTGTTAGTGGCTTATATGGCGATATGCACGAAACCTCCTATAGCGCGAGTAAAATGGGCCTGATTGGTCTGGTTAATAGTCTTTATCTTGAGGGAATGGATTATAATATCAGTGTTAACAGTTTAACCCCCCACGCAGTGACATCGATGACAGCTCATAAACTTGCCCCATCGGTTAAGCCACTATTTTCAAAGACATCAATTACAGCAAGCATGTTATTTTTGTGTTGTGCAGATTCACCTACAGGTCAGCATTTACTTACGGCGGCAGGCAGTGTGAGTCATGGTCAATTTGCCGAATTTAAACCCAGTTATTTTCCTGCAGGTTCATGTAAACCTGAAACCATATTGAGTAGTTGGCAGCAGATACACCAAGCGCAACCCGCTAACTTGCATCGAAGTGGTGAGGAGCAGGTGCTTGTTTGGGCGAGAAGGGGAGCTGGAGAACACCACATTACAATAGAATAGCGCATAGTAAACCGAGGTTTGTGCTACTTAGAATTATCTGCTTTTTCTTTAAATGCCGACCCAATTAAATGAGCTGCACTGAATTGACTAAATTTTTAATGCAATGGGTATTATACCTGAGTTAAGCTGTGCGGCTGATTAAGTCCTAGTGTGGGGGTTGTTGTGAGCCAGGTATTAAACGATCTATTGTCTTTACTCTCTTTAGAACAAATTGAAGAAGGTTTATTTCGTGGTCAAAGCCAAGATTTAGGTTTTGGTCATGTGTTCGGTGGCCAAGTGATGGGGCAAGCGCTCAGCGCTGCTAAGCAAACGGTATCGGCCACTCGTCAGGTTCACTCATTACATTCCTATTTTCTTCGTGCCGGTGA
Proteins encoded:
- a CDS encoding SDR family NAD(P)-dependent oxidoreductase — encoded protein: MRFDNQVAVITGAGSGLGRAYALALAERGAKVVLIDNDISGLESSHKAVLALGEQSMVFKLDVSNIEGVKDAVTQIIELWGHIDILINNAGIHSTCDFDNLTIENWQLQLNTDLNGSFYMTKAIWPHMKGRGYGKIVMSSAVSGLYGDMHETSYSASKMGLIGLVNSLYLEGMDYNISVNSLTPHAVTSMTAHKLAPSVKPLFSKTSITASMLFLCCADSPTGQHLLTAAGSVSHGQFAEFKPSYFPAGSCKPETILSSWQQIHQAQPANLHRSGEEQVLVWARRGAGEHHITIE